A portion of the Streptomyces sp. NBC_00376 genome contains these proteins:
- a CDS encoding dihydrolipoamide acetyltransferase family protein, translating into MTTMTDTSNAARFREFKMPDVGEGLTEAEILKWYVQPGDTVTDGQVVCEVETAKAAVELPIPFDGVVHELRFPEGTTVDVGQVIIAVDVAPGSGDATPAPAAEPAPVAQPEPEPEAPKGRQPVLVGYGVSESSTKRRARKGTAAAASAAATAIQSEMNGHATVVPESRPLAKPPVRKLAKDLGIDLATVVPTGEGGIITREDVHAAAKPVPAQATAPVAAEALPVPEAPAPAVVTTVGARETRIPVKGVRKAIAQAMVGSAFTAPHVTEFVTVDVTRTMKLVAELKEDKEMAGVRVNPLLIIAKALLVAIKRNPEVNAAWDEANQEIVQKHYVNLGIAAATPRGLIVPNIKDAHEQTLPQLAASLGELVSTAREGKTSPAAMAGGTVTITNVGVFGVDTGTPILNPGESAILAVGAIKLQPWVHKGKVKPRQVTTLALSFDHRLVDGELGSKVLADVAAILEQPKRLITWA; encoded by the coding sequence GTGACAACGATGACCGACACTTCCAACGCTGCTCGCTTCCGTGAGTTCAAGATGCCCGACGTGGGCGAGGGACTGACCGAGGCCGAGATCCTCAAGTGGTACGTCCAGCCCGGCGACACCGTCACCGACGGCCAGGTCGTCTGCGAGGTCGAGACGGCGAAGGCGGCCGTGGAGCTGCCGATCCCGTTCGACGGCGTGGTGCACGAGCTGCGCTTCCCCGAGGGCACGACGGTCGACGTCGGCCAGGTGATCATCGCGGTGGACGTGGCCCCGGGCAGCGGTGACGCGACCCCGGCCCCGGCGGCCGAACCTGCCCCGGTTGCTCAGCCCGAACCGGAGCCCGAGGCTCCGAAGGGCCGCCAGCCGGTCCTGGTCGGCTACGGCGTCTCCGAGAGCTCGACCAAGCGACGGGCCCGCAAGGGCACGGCCGCTGCCGCGTCGGCTGCCGCGACGGCGATCCAGAGCGAGATGAACGGCCACGCCACCGTCGTCCCGGAGAGCCGGCCGCTGGCCAAGCCGCCGGTCCGCAAGCTGGCCAAGGACCTGGGCATCGACCTGGCGACGGTCGTCCCGACCGGCGAGGGCGGCATCATCACCCGCGAGGACGTGCACGCGGCGGCCAAGCCCGTACCGGCACAGGCCACCGCGCCCGTCGCCGCGGAGGCCCTCCCCGTTCCCGAGGCCCCGGCTCCGGCCGTGGTCACCACGGTGGGCGCCCGCGAGACCCGCATCCCGGTCAAGGGCGTACGGAAGGCCATCGCCCAGGCGATGGTCGGCAGCGCGTTCACGGCTCCGCACGTCACCGAGTTCGTCACCGTCGACGTGACGCGCACGATGAAGCTGGTGGCGGAGCTCAAGGAGGACAAGGAGATGGCGGGGGTGCGGGTCAACCCGCTCCTGATCATCGCCAAGGCGCTCCTGGTCGCGATCAAGCGGAACCCGGAGGTCAACGCCGCCTGGGACGAGGCGAACCAGGAGATCGTGCAGAAGCACTACGTCAACCTGGGCATCGCCGCCGCGACCCCGCGCGGACTGATCGTCCCGAACATCAAGGACGCGCACGAGCAGACGCTCCCGCAACTGGCCGCGTCCCTGGGCGAGCTGGTCTCCACGGCCCGCGAGGGCAAGACGTCCCCGGCCGCGATGGCGGGCGGCACGGTGACCATCACCAACGTCGGCGTCTTCGGCGTCGACACGGGCACGCCGATCCTGAACCCGGGCGAGTCCGCGATCCTCGCGGTCGGTGCGATCAAGCTCCAGCCGTGGGTCCACAAGGGCAAGGTGAAGCCCCGTCAGGTCACCACGTTGGCCCTGTCGTTCGACCACCGCCTGGTCGACGGCGAGCTCGGCTCCAAGGTCCTGGCGGACGTCGCCGCGATCCTGGAACAGCCGAAGCGCCTGATCACCTGGGCGTAG